Below is a window of Drosophila willistoni isolate 14030-0811.24 chromosome XR unlocalized genomic scaffold, UCI_dwil_1.1 Seg144, whole genome shotgun sequence DNA.
TATAGTGATCCCTGAGGTGGGCTGCTCGATTTAGTCGATTTACGTCCTTGCCAATCTCCTCATTCAGGCGCCGGACAATACGCAGCTCCATATCAGTCAATTGGGCAGGCATTTTAGAACAgtaatttataataaacaaaCATGCAAAGGTAAGTAAGGTGCTAAGAGCCACGGACAcgtaaatagaaataaaaatttgttgttattttttttcggaGTGTGCAGCCCTGCTAATTTAAGCTATTTGTGTGAGCTAGTTCCACTATACTGTGTCATCAAAAGTCAaattaatcaattaaatttCGTTCGCCATAGATGCGCCGAAAATGCTGAGTTTTTAATCGTTTCgaatatatttttaagctGAATGTTTTCCAATTAATACAAATTCATAGTTAGATAATCCAGTGCTAAGGTGTTGATATTTTTCATGGTTATCGCTTTCTGAGCCATATTTATCGATATTAGCGGGTTTTGTTTGAACGGGCAGCAGCAGGTGCTGGcgtcgctttttttttttttgctttcgtttGGGTTTTCTTTTGTGCAAATTCGGGATAAGCTGCACAATAATGTATACGCCCAGGCAGAAGCATCATGGTCAGGCATTTGCCTCCTCACCGCAAACGCCAATAAGCTTTAGCCGTGAGTTGCGTCAAGTGTTGCAAGAGCGGAATTTGCTAACAGCCAAATCGCGAAGGAAAGGTAAAGGATTAATTTAGGAGGATATCATGGCCAGATgttaaatgtttgtttgtgtgttttttctaGTATGCTCTATGCTGGATAGTAATTCGAGTAGCCCAATCGGTTCACCCAATCCAGAGGCAGGGAAACGTATGGGATTTCGTCTGCAGGCTGTAGAGGAAATCATATCTTCGGAGAAATCGTATCTGGAGCAATTGGAGATCTTGATGAACTACTTTGTCAGGCCACTGAAAGAGCAAGCCATTATCGATGGGACCAATCATACAGCACTTTTTGGACAAATTGAAATGATTCACAATCTAAATGGCGAATTCCTTAGGGAACTGCAGGCCAATATGGAAAATGTGGCTCAGGCTTTTCTGAAAATGGCCCCCTTCTTCAAGCTATATTCGGTCTATGCCTTTGATTATCGTGGTGCTTTGTTCATATTGCAGGATTTGATAAGTAAAAATCCAGTTTTTCGAAAATTTCTTGAACAAACCGAAAGTCGTCCAGAAGTTCAACGCAAACTCAATTCCCTGATGATAGTTCCCATACAACGAGTGCCCAGATATAAATTACTTTTGGAGCAAGTTCTGCTTTACACCAGTCCCGCCGATGCCGACTATAAATTGCTCAAGGGTAAGACGAGATCATTCCCAAGATGAATATGTtgtcattttatttttgttttcttcccCCAGAATCCGTTAAGGAAATCGAAGCAACTGCTTCACATATCAATACTTGCGTGGAGGAACAGGAAATAACACAATATTTGATTcatttgcaaaattccttggTCAATCGTACACCAAATATAGTGAAACCGTCTCGTCGCGTCATTAAGGAGGGAATCCTTCAAAAGATCACCCACAAGGGTACAGAGATCAAGCGCTATTGTGTCCTTATGTCCGACATATTCATGTACTGTAAAATGATTAAGGACCGACCATCAAATACTGTCGTTGAGAATTCTCTAGAATGTTGTTGCATTTTCCCTCTCAAGAAGTGCAAAGTGTATGAAATGTTGCCGGGTAATTTCAAACTGACTTGTCAAAATGATGGCATCATATTTGGGGCTGGAGATCTGCAACAGTCTCGCACATGGGTGAGCTTCATACGGGATGCGATTGATTTGCATGTCCAATGCCGCAAAACTTTGCGCAAGGATTCCAGCAAGAGGACACCCATACGGAAAAAGGATATCAAGAAATTCGGTTCCGATTATGTACTGAGTCCCAATAAACGAAAATGCGTGAGTGCAAATGCAAGGAGAATGCATATAGTTTGATAGTTGACGCTAATTTCGAATTTCTTTGCAGGAATATGAGACCATATTTCGCAATAAAAATCGCTCCGAGGAATccgaagaggaggaggaggccaAACCACAGAGTTATTGCTTTCCGGGTAAGCGTAAAGCAACTCCATTTGTAAGCCACAACAAGGTGAAGAAGCGTCCGGCTCCACAGCCACCATCATCGcctcttgctgctgctgctgccgctgctccTTCTTCCACTTCAGTTCATCTaagaggaggagaaggaggaggctGTAAGGAGAATCGCATTTCTAAGCTCTATAAAATGATTGCCACTGGCGATAAAATGGCACATAATGTTCGCGGTATACTTAAACGCTCGAATGTCACAACACCGGTCAATCATGGTCCAGATAATGATCCCACTTATGGTTTTGCCAGTCGTTATTCCGATTCGAAATCTTACTTTCGTGCTCATAATGTCGACAATACCATACCCTCAGCTCTGAAGCGCGAAGATCTCTTCGATTCAGATCTGGGTAATGGTAATTTTCAAGATATACTCTTTCCATTGCGTTCAAGTGGCAGCAGTCAAAAGAGCGCAAATGCTGGAATTGGTGGATGGACAACTCCCGCTCAGGAGCAACAAATCTTTTCACCACCCCAAAAGAAGCGTGTTAAATTTGATGATACACTTCACGATGCAACATCCACGAATTCAAAGGAACAGCAGAAACCTTTTGTATTTTCCAAAGTGGAAAGCAGCGCCAAAACCACTTCTTTGCGTGAACGGATTTATGACTTCTTTGCCAATCTCTTTTAGAGATTTGGCCATTCCAATtatggtatatatatatatacgtatatatcgGCGTTACAAGACTTTAAGTGTACACTGAATCATACTGGAGATGGACAATAGAAAGTTTAATACTTCATATCCTATTCCCAGATTCCCCTTAAAGACAACtgattcttttttgttttggaaatATCCATTCCTATATAGTTTTCTATATGCAAACGTAAGACTTACCCAAAATTTATCCCCATTTTCTAAATGTTTAAGCGTCGTACAAGTTGAGTGCTTATTATACGtttttgtcaatttatattaaaaaaaaaagatttatgcaaaatttgttgGTTTACGTTAAGTGTATATGATAGTAACCCTTTGCTTTTGAAAGTGGTTAAGAGATTAAATGAGATTGATAAACTTAAGATAGGAAATCATACTCATTTACCATCTGGCGACCGAATATTTTTGGttctattttctgttttgcgcattaagttcaatttattattttattaatgtttatatgctcaaaaaaatatcaataaatCTCTTTACACCTGCTAATTATTTACTTTGACATTCTAAGTTCACAGATTCTTCTCATAAAATCCGCCACAGCCTCTTCACTAAGCTCCTCCTGCCATTTGCCATGACGTTTAAAATGCGAACCAATGATCATGGCCTGAGCACCATCAAAGTACAAGTCCACATTATCCTTGGTAACACCGGAGCCAATAATGAGGGGTACTTTAATTCTGCCCGAAAGCTCTTCTAGATCTTTGGGACTTGCTGCCTGGCCAGTTGCTGTGCCTGTTATGATGATGCCATCGGTGAGAAAGAATTCCGCTGCATGAGCAGTCTCTAAAAGGCTGACGTCCGCTGTGATCGAGTGTGAGCTGTGCTTCTTTTTCAAATCCGTAAAGATCAGTACATCTTGGGCATCGATTAGCCTTCGATAGCGTAACAAATCCCCAGCGCAGGCATCAGTGTAACCCTCATCGGCGACATGACCAAAAACAAAGCCCTCGGAGCGTATGAATTGCAATTGACTGGCCTTTGCGATGGCCAGGGCTTGTTTATTGCCACAGGCCAGAACTTGAACACCGCAGGGCACATGCGGTGGCATAATCTGGCGCACTGCCTGGCCCACACGTGTCATGCAGGCAACTATTTCGGGTCCCAAAAGGCGCTCCGGGACATAGGGAATATCATGCATATTTTCTATGAGGACAGCATCCTGAATCGACAGATCGAATACATTATCAATTTGCCTTGATcaagtttttgtttagttaCTACTGACCAGTTGGTGTTTCTTGTACAATTCCGCCTCATAGATGGCCTTCTCTATCGTCTGTTTCCATTTT
It encodes the following:
- the LOC6639053 gene encoding kalirin, which codes for MYTPRQKHHGQAFASSPQTPISFSRELRQVLQERNLLTAKSRRKVCSMLDSNSSSPIGSPNPEAGKRMGFRLQAVEEIISSEKSYLEQLEILMNYFVRPLKEQAIIDGTNHTALFGQIEMIHNLNGEFLRELQANMENVAQAFLKMAPFFKLYSVYAFDYRGALFILQDLISKNPVFRKFLEQTESRPEVQRKLNSLMIVPIQRVPRYKLLLEQVLLYTSPADADYKLLKESVKEIEATASHINTCVEEQEITQYLIHLQNSLVNRTPNIVKPSRRVIKEGILQKITHKGTEIKRYCVLMSDIFMYCKMIKDRPSNTVVENSLECCCIFPLKKCKVYEMLPGNFKLTCQNDGIIFGAGDLQQSRTWVSFIRDAIDLHVQCRKTLRKDSSKRTPIRKKDIKKFGSDYVLSPNKRKCEYETIFRNKNRSEESEEEEEAKPQSYCFPGKRKATPFVSHNKVKKRPAPQPPSSPLAAAAAAAPSSTSVHLRGGEGGGCKENRISKLYKMIATGDKMAHNVRGILKRSNVTTPVNHGPDNDPTYGFASRYSDSKSYFRAHNVDNTIPSALKREDLFDSDLGNGNFQDILFPLRSSGSSQKSANAGIGGWTTPAQEQQIFSPPQKKRVKFDDTLHDATSTNSKEQQKPFVFSKVESSAKTTSLRERIYDFFANLF
- the LOC6639052 gene encoding uncharacterized protein F13E9.13, mitochondrial, producing the protein MQRFSQIFGQQKCKVIGMIHVDGLPGTPNYAGKWKQTIEKAIYEAELYKKHQLDAVLIENMHDIPYVPERLLGPEIVACMTRVGQAVRQIMPPHVPCGVQVLACGNKQALAIAKASQLQFIRSEGFVFGHVADEGYTDACAGDLLRYRRLIDAQDVLIFTDLKKKHSSHSITADVSLLETAHAAEFFLTDGIIITGTATGQAASPKDLEELSGRIKVPLIIGSGVTKDNVDLYFDGAQAMIIGSHFKRHGKWQEELSEEAVADFMRRICELRMSK